The genome window CATCTAACAACACTTGGTAACCTGGAAACCAATATTGGGTGTTTTACACTGGTAACCTGGAAACCAAATATTGCCCAAAATTCAGGCGGATGTGTTGTGTACTCGTTTGGTTCAGTGGTGGTTCAGTCCTCTCCGGATTATTCCTGAGCCTCCTTAGGTCCGCCCTCTCCCCCTTAGTGTAgaatagattagattatacaaCTGTTGTCGTCTccgaaaataaaaaaggaaacaaatattGGGTGTTTTATGAGTTAAATTTTAAGAATTTAAAGAATATTTCATGTCTTTTATAAACTTTGGTAAGGAGTGCGTATAAAAGGAAGGGTTCCTCTAACCTGTATTCGATGAGTATGGACTAAAAGCTACTTAAGGGtttagtttttgaaataaaagataGTGAGGAAAGTTCTTAAAGATTGATTAGCACAATAAATATGAGTGTGCAAGTTTAGATAGCAATTAAAAGAGAACATTGGATAATAATTAGGACAATCTTAGAGATAATGTTCATATACTCGAACATTAATCTCCTAGATTTATTCATGCTAAGATATATAGTATAGTGTACAAAGGGtttagtttttgaaataaatgacaATGAATAAAGTTCTTTGGGATTAATTAGCACAATAGATATGACTCTGTAAATTTAGATAGTAATTAAAAGAGGACGTTGGGTAATAATTAGGAAAACCTTCGAGATAATATTCATACTCAAACATTAATCTCCTAGATTTAGtcattctaaggtattcaaaaCATAATACGACTACTAAcaaatagaaataaataaaagaagaacAAAACGAGGGCTTGTCTATTGTTCTCAATTAACATCTCTTAAGAGAAGTCCGTAATCTAGTACAATATCATATGGCTTTTTACATatcataattttaatttaaatcCATCGTTGCACGGTAAAAtcatatttgttttttttttatcattataTTGTAagaatcttaattttttttaaagtttaaattACTATCCTAATTGAGATATACATATTGAAAGAATGATACAGCTCTAAAGATATTTGTGAAATTTTTCTATCATATAAAAGGACTTCACTATgtacattttttatataataaatCATGTGTGCCAACCTGCTGATACCACCATTTTACAAAAGAAATCCATAAACTAACTCGTTATTAAATTCAGGATTCAAATCATAATAGTACGCTGGATAGTGAAGAGTAAAAAGGGCAGGGGAAAAGATGAAAgagtgaaacaaaaaaaaattgactcaaATATGAATTCGAATCGAAAATATGAATTTCACCATTGAGAGTAAGATGGAAGGATGGAAGAgttaataaaatttgaatttaactATTTATGCATCTCACAAGTTGCCTAAAGTAAATTAcagccttcttttttttttctttttctttttttcccttgaaAAGAATATTTATAACACAACCTTAATTGGTTGTTCAAGCCGCACCCTAATTATTCTGGTCGGGGAACGAACGGAAATTACCACTATTTAACCCTGTGACGTAGGAGGCTGAAACCAAAGCTGCAGCTTCTGGAACTTTCCACAGGGTTCTGGGCTTCCAGACGACTCTCCCCGCTTCGACGTTTCCCAATTCCTTTTCTGCATATCCTGAGGATTTTCTTTCCAATTTAGAATCCTCCAACCAACTATTTCTGCTTAATAAACCATCATCACCAGCCCCAAAAGAACTCACTTTACCTACCACATTCTTCTTTATTATCATCAAGacaagaaaaagtttttttttcattcgTTTTCTTACTTGGTTTCTTGCCGAAAGTTGTATTGCTGGTTCTAGAAAACAAGCAAAAATTGGTAAGGTGAATaacaagagaaagagaggggAGGAGGGGAAGATGGGGCTGGATTACTACAAAATATTGGGAGTTGATAAAAAAGCCACCGATGATGATATGAAGAAGGCTTATCGAAAGCTTGCGATGAAGTGGCATCCGGATAAAAATCCCAATAATAAAAAGGATGCTGAGGCCAAGTTCAAGCAGATCTCTGAAGCTTATGATGTATGTATATTTTTCTTTATCCCGATTATCCTGCATGTGTTTTTTTATCTATGATGTCGTggatagcttttttttttttttttttttttaaagtctgGGAGGCATTTAAATTTGCAAAATTGAGATGGGTTTTCGAAATAAtgttttctggaattttattagaAAGCGTCTgggtttttctttttatctgtAAAGCTCCAATCTTTATAACAGGTGAATGTTTAGTTTAGtaagttttgaatttttttgaggaatttgatcatgagattttctgggtttttctccTTACGAGTAAAGATTCGATCTTTTTGTCTGAAGATGATTATCTACTTTAAGAAGTTCGGAGTTTATTAGCGGAATTCAATTGAAAAGATTTTCAGAGGGTTTCTGCTTATTTGTCTAGCTTAATCTTCCTGTATGTAGATGATGCTTAGTTTGAGAAGTTctgacctttttttttggtcaaaaagttTGAATCTTGTGTTTTTCCATATATCTGTAATGCTTTGCATGTGAATTAGTTACATTCAACCAGCTTCAAAAGTTTATATTAAAGTTGAtctttttgctgtttttctttatctttcagGTTCTAAGTGATCCTCAGAAAAGAGCAGTGTATGATCAGTATGGTGAGGAGGGGTTAAAAGGTGGGGTGCCGCCGCCAGATACTGCTGGTGGCCCTGGTAGCGCTACTTTCTTCTCCACTGGTGGAGGGCCAACTTCATTTAGGTTTAATCCTAGGAGTCCAGATGATATTTTTTCTGAGATCTTTGGGTTTTCTGGCTTTGGAGGAATGGGGGGTGGCAGTGGCATGAGGGGTTCAAGGTTTGGTGGTATGTTTGATGATAGCATGTTTTCTTCATTTGAAGGAGGCGGTAGTGGGCCTGGTGGATCAATGCATCAACAAACAATTAGAAAAGCACCTGCAATTGAGCAAAACTTGCCTTGCACACTAGAAGAGCTATATAAGGGGACtaccaagaaaatgaagatCTCCAGAGAAGTTCTTGATACCAATAGTGGGTGAGTATTAGACCTTAGTATTTTGCTAATGTGTGTTGACGAGATGTGACATAATTCTTGTGTTTATTCATTCTGGTTGTGTTTGTTGACAATCTTCACCTGTCAAAATATAACTTTTCTTCCCTTTCATACTTGTGTGCAACTGTGATAAGA of Coffea arabica cultivar ET-39 chromosome 5c, Coffea Arabica ET-39 HiFi, whole genome shotgun sequence contains these proteins:
- the LOC113691042 gene encoding uncharacterized protein, with translation MGLDYYKILGVDKKATDDDMKKAYRKLAMKWHPDKNPNNKKDAEAKFKQISEAYDVLSDPQKRAVYDQYGEEGLKGGVPPPDTAGGPGSATFFSTGGGPTSFRFNPRSPDDIFSEIFGFSGFGGMGGGSGMRGSRFGGMFDDSMFSSFEGGGSGPGGSMHQQTIRKAPAIEQNLPCTLEELYKGTTKKMKISREVLDTNSGKIMPVEEILTINIKPGWKKGTKITFPDKGNELPGVAPADLVFIIDEKPHRVFTREGNDLIVTQKVSLTEALTGYTAHLTTLDGRNLTIPVTSVIHPTYEEVVRGEGMPLPKDPSKKGNLRIKFDIKFPARLTASQKAGIKELLGS